A portion of the Oncorhynchus masou masou isolate Uvic2021 chromosome 11, UVic_Omas_1.1, whole genome shotgun sequence genome contains these proteins:
- the LOC135548808 gene encoding heat shock 70 kDa protein 4-like, with product MSVVGIDLGFQSCYVAVARAGGIETVANEYSDRSTPACVSFGPRNRSIGAAAKGQVVTNCKNTVQGFKRFHGRAFSDPYVQSAKSSLVYDLAQLPSGSTGIKVMYMEEEKVFSIEQVTAMLLTKLKETAETAMKKPVADCVISVPSFYTDAERRSVIDAAQIAGLNCLRLMNETTAVTLAYGIYKQDLPAPEEKPRNVVFVDLGHSGYQVSICAFNKGKLKMLASASDAALGGKDFDEVLVNHFCEEFGKKYKLDVKTKPRALVRLYQECEKLKKLMSANSSDLPLNIECFMNDIDVTGKLNRGHFEEMCAGLLAKVEAPLRNVMEQAKLKKEDLYAVEIVGGASRIPAVKERVCKFFGKELSMTLNADEAVARGCALQCAILSPAFKVREFSITDVVPYPISLKWNSAAEEGLSDCEVFPKNHAAPFSKVLTFYRREPFSLEAYYNNPKELPYPDPSIGQFMVQKVVPQANGESSKVKVKVRVNVHGVFSVSSASLVEVLKPTEGEEPMETDLAGKEDESKMQTDQDNQKAQGDGQKDNADKKSETEEMETSEDGKEKNQASSAKKPKVKTKTVELPIENSLRWQLTNDTVNLFVENEGKMIMQDKLEKERNDAKNNVEEYVYDMRDKLHGLLEKFVSESDRDTFSLRLEDTENWLYEDGEDQQKQVYIDKLAELKKLGQPIRERYNEAEERPKAFDELGKHIQQFMKIVEAYKTKEEQYEHLDELEMLKVDKQVNDAMIWMNSKMNAQSKHNLTQEPAVKVREIQAKTKELDSACNPIVSKPKPKVEVPKDEKAEQNGPVNGQEGTEAQPGSPEKGAAGGTVAPESAEGNKMPEMDID from the exons AGCATGTGTGTCCTTTGGACCACGTAATCGTTCAATAGGAGCGGCAGCCAAAGGCCAG gTTGTAACAAATTGTAAGAACACTGTTCAAGGGTTCAAGCGATTCCATGGCAGGGCATTTTCAGACCCCTATGTCCAGTCAGCAAAATCTAGCCTGGTTTACGACCTGGCCCAGTTGCCTTCTGGGTCGACCGGGATCAAG GTGATGTacatggaggaggagaaagtCTTCAGCATTGAACAAGTCACTGCCATGCTGCTGACCAAACTGAAGGAGACTGCTGAGACCGCAATGAAGAAACCTGTGGCTGATTGTGTTATCTCT GTCCCCAGCTTCTACACTGACGCAGAGAGGAGGTCCGTTATAGATGCTGCTCAGATTGCTGGACTCAACTGCCTACGACTTATGAATGAGACCACTGCAG TTACACTGGCATATGGGATTTATAAACAAGATCTCCCTGCCCCTGAGGAAAAGCCAAGAAATGTGGTGTTTGTAGATTTGGGCCATTCTGGTTATCAGGTCTCCATCTGTGCCTTCAACAAAGGAAAGCTCAAA ATGCTAGCTTCTGCGTCTGACGCAGCATTGGGTGGCAAAGACTTTGACGAGGTGTTGGTGAACCATTTCTGTGAGGAGTTTGGCAAGAAGTACAAGCTGGATGTGAAAACCAAGCCCAGAGCCCTGGTTCGTCTCTACCAGGAGTGTGAGAAGCTCAAGAAGCTGATGAGCGCCAATTCCTCTGATCTGCCACTCAACATTGAGTGCTTCATGAATGACATTGACGTCACTGGGAAACTTAACAG AGGCCACTTTGAGGAGATGTGTGCAGGGCTTCTGGCCAAAGTGGAGGCTCCCCTGCGCAACGTCATGGAACAAGCCA AGCTGAAGAAGGAAGATCTCTACGCTGTGGAAATCGTGGGCGGTGCCTCCAGGATCCCAGCCGTCAAAGAAAGAGTTTGCAAATTCTTTGGAAAAGAACTGAGCATGACTTTAAATGCAGATGAGGCTGTTGCAAGAGGATGTGCACTGCAG TGTGCTATCCTGTCCCCCGCCTTCAAAGTCAGAGAGTTTTCCATCACTGATGTTGTGCCCTATCCCATCTCATTGAAGTggaactctgctgcagaggaagggTTAAG TGATTGCGAGGTATTCCCAAAGAACCATGCAGCACCCTTCTCCAAAGTGTTGACGTTCTACCGGAGAGAGCCCTTCTCCTTGGAGGCCTACTACAACAACCCTAAAGAGCTGCCGTACCCGGACCCCTCAATAG GTCAGTTCATGGTCCAGAAAGTGGTTCCCCAGGCGAATGGTGAAAGCTCAAAGGTTAAGGTGAAAGTTAGGGTGAATGTCCACGGTGTCTTCAGCGTGTCCAGTGCCTCTCTAGTGGAGGTCCTGAAACCTACTGAGGGAGAGGAGCCCATGGAGACAGACCTTGCGGGGAAGGAAGACGAG AGTAAGATGCAGACTGACCAAGATAACCAGAAAGCCCAAGGTGATGGACAGAAAGACAATGCTGATAAGAAGTCTGAGACTGAGGAAATGGAG ACATCAGAGGATGGAAAAGAGAAGAATCAAGCTTCATCAGCAAAGAAACCGAAAGTGAAAACGAAGACTGTCGAGCTCCCAATAGAAAACAGCCTGCGCTGGCAACTAACCAACGACACGGTCAATCTGTTTGTGGAGAATGAG GGTAAGATGATTATGCAGGACAAGCTGGAGAAGGAGCGGAACGATGCCAAGAACAATGTAGAAGAGTACGTCTATGATATGAGAGACAAACTGCATGGATTGTTGGAGAAGTTTGTCAGTGAATCT GACAGAGACACCTTTTCGTTAAGACTTGAGGACACCGAGAACTGGTTGTATGAAGACGGCGAGGACCAACAGAAACAAGTGTACATCGACAAACTGGCTGAATTAAAG AAACTTGGGCAGCCCATCCGGGAAAGATACAATGAGGCTGAGGAAAGGCCAAAAGCATTCGATGAACTCGGAAAGCATATCCAACAGTTCATGAAGATTGTAGAAGCTTACAAAACAAAG GAGGAGCAGTATGAGCATTTGGATGAGTTGGAGATGTTGAAGGTGGATAAGCAGGTGAACGACGCCATGATCTGGATGAACAGCAAAATGAACGCGCAGAGCAAACACAATCTTACCCAAGAGCCTGCTGTCAAAGTCAGAGAGATTCAGGCAAAAACAAAG GAGCTTGACTCAGCTTGCAACCCAATCGTGTCAAAACCCAAACCTAAAGTGGAGGTCCCCAAGGATGAGAAGGCAGAGCAGAATGGGCCAGTAAATGGACAGGAGGGCACAGAGGCCCAGCCGGGCAGCCCAGAGAAGGGTGCAGCAGGGGGCACGGTGGCTCCTGAATCTGCAGAGGGCAACAAAATGCCTGAGATGGACATTGACTAA